One stretch of Methylococcus capsulatus DNA includes these proteins:
- the glgB gene encoding 1,4-alpha-glucan branching protein GlgB, whose protein sequence is MTDSSTLTELSPDFQRLIEARHHDPFAVLGRHRREGRDIIRAFLPHAEEVRVGPDGRVMARLAGTAIFECEVEAGAADLHYRLYWTDQTGQTHSFIDPYTFPPRLSEFDLYLFGEGRHWNIYRILGAHPHSVDGIDGILFATWAPNAERISVVGEFNGWDGRRHPMRVRGASGVWELFIPELQPGLLYKFEIRNRPHGTIHLKSDPYGRQFELRPNTASIITRESGYAWNDAGWLAQRKDWPWLHRPLSVYEVHAGSWKRDLEGGYLNYRDLAHDLVDYVKSAGFSHIELMPVTEHPLDASWGYQTTGYFAPTSRFGTPDDFRYFVDHCHQNGIGVILDWVPAHFPKDAHGLARFDGTALYEHEDPRLGEHRDWGTLIYNYGRNEVKNFLLGSALFWLEEFHLDGLRVDAVASMLYLDYSRQPGDWIPNKYGGNENLEAIAFLRDLNTVVHQQFPGVLVIAEESTAWPQVTRPTWTGGLGFSMKWNMGWMHDILVYMSKDPVHRHYHHDQLTFGLLYAFTENFVLPFSHDEVVHGKGSMLAKMPGDEWRRFANLRVLYTMMFTYPGKKLLFMGCEFAQTGEWNHTTALDWPLLESNLHKGVLHLVSDLNRLYQSTSALYTYDFESQGFEWIDSHDAAQSVISYVRRDDDSHVIVVLNFTPVPRHNYRIGVPEPVRYREVFNSDAECYGGANLGNWNIETENVEWMGRAQSAVLTLPPLAGIVLAPVAPPAKPDTRTPADE, encoded by the coding sequence TTGACGGACAGCTCGACCTTGACAGAACTCTCGCCGGACTTCCAACGGCTCATCGAAGCCCGCCATCACGATCCGTTTGCGGTGCTGGGCCGCCACCGGCGAGAAGGCCGGGATATCATCCGCGCTTTCCTGCCTCATGCCGAGGAAGTGCGTGTCGGCCCCGATGGACGGGTCATGGCACGTCTCGCCGGTACCGCCATTTTCGAATGTGAGGTCGAGGCGGGGGCCGCCGATCTGCACTACCGACTGTACTGGACCGACCAGACGGGGCAGACTCACAGCTTCATCGATCCGTACACCTTCCCTCCCCGGCTTTCCGAGTTCGATCTCTACCTCTTCGGGGAAGGCCGTCACTGGAACATCTATCGCATTCTGGGGGCTCATCCGCATAGCGTCGATGGGATCGACGGCATTTTGTTCGCGACTTGGGCGCCCAACGCGGAACGCATCAGCGTGGTCGGGGAATTCAATGGCTGGGATGGCCGCCGGCATCCCATGCGGGTGCGCGGCGCCAGCGGCGTATGGGAACTGTTCATTCCCGAACTGCAGCCGGGCCTGCTGTATAAGTTCGAGATACGCAACCGGCCGCATGGTACCATCCATCTCAAGAGTGACCCCTACGGTCGGCAGTTCGAGCTGCGGCCGAACACCGCCTCTATCATCACCCGCGAGAGCGGCTATGCGTGGAACGATGCCGGCTGGCTCGCCCAGCGCAAGGACTGGCCCTGGCTGCACCGGCCGCTGTCGGTATACGAGGTGCACGCCGGCTCCTGGAAGCGCGATCTGGAGGGCGGCTATCTGAACTATCGCGATCTCGCCCACGACCTGGTCGACTACGTCAAGTCGGCGGGCTTCAGCCACATCGAGCTGATGCCGGTGACGGAGCATCCGCTGGACGCCTCCTGGGGCTACCAAACCACCGGCTATTTCGCTCCTACCAGCCGCTTCGGCACTCCCGACGATTTCCGTTATTTCGTCGATCATTGCCATCAGAATGGCATCGGCGTGATCCTCGACTGGGTCCCAGCGCATTTTCCCAAGGATGCCCATGGTCTGGCTCGCTTCGACGGCACTGCACTGTACGAGCACGAAGATCCCCGCTTGGGCGAGCACCGCGATTGGGGCACGCTGATCTATAACTATGGCCGCAACGAAGTCAAGAATTTCCTGCTGGGCAGTGCGCTGTTCTGGCTGGAGGAATTCCACCTCGACGGCCTGCGCGTCGATGCCGTCGCCTCGATGCTCTATCTCGATTATTCGCGTCAGCCGGGCGACTGGATACCCAACAAGTACGGCGGCAACGAAAACCTGGAGGCCATTGCCTTCCTACGCGATCTCAATACCGTAGTACACCAACAGTTTCCAGGCGTGCTGGTCATCGCCGAGGAATCGACCGCCTGGCCCCAGGTCACCCGGCCGACCTGGACTGGGGGGCTGGGCTTCTCCATGAAGTGGAACATGGGCTGGATGCACGACATTCTGGTCTATATGAGCAAGGATCCAGTGCATCGGCATTACCATCACGACCAGCTCACGTTCGGCCTGCTGTATGCCTTCACCGAAAACTTCGTCCTGCCCTTCTCGCACGACGAGGTCGTCCATGGCAAGGGTTCCATGCTGGCAAAAATGCCGGGCGACGAATGGAGGCGCTTCGCCAACCTGCGTGTCCTGTACACCATGATGTTCACCTACCCCGGCAAGAAACTGCTGTTCATGGGCTGTGAATTCGCGCAGACCGGTGAATGGAACCACACGACGGCGTTGGACTGGCCCCTGCTCGAATCCAACCTGCACAAGGGGGTGCTGCATCTGGTGAGCGATCTGAACCGCCTGTACCAAAGCACCTCCGCGCTCTACACCTACGATTTCGAAAGTCAGGGCTTCGAGTGGATCGACAGCCACGACGCGGCGCAGTCGGTCATCAGCTATGTCCGCCGGGATGATGACAGCCACGTGATCGTCGTCTTGAACTTCACCCCGGTGCCGCGCCACAACTACCGCATCGGTGTGCCAGAGCCGGTTCGCTACCGAGAAGTCTTCAATTCCGACGCCGAATGCTATGGGGGTGCCAATCTCGGCAACTGGAACATCGAAACCGAAAACGTCGAATGGATGGGACGTGCCCAGTCCGCCGTGCTGACCCTCCCGCCCCTGGCCGGTATCGTGCTGGCGCCCGTCGCTCCGCCAGCCAAACCTGACACCAGAACGCCGGCCGACGAATGA
- the glgC gene encoding glucose-1-phosphate adenylyltransferase, with protein MPESMHASSRFVSRLTRRTLALILAGGRGSRLQKLTEWRAKPAVPFGGKFRIIDFPLSNCVNSGIRQIGVLTQYKADSLIRHIQQGWGFLRGELGEFVDIMPAQQRLQESWYAGTADAVYQNLDIIRQRHPEFILILAGDHVYKMDYGLMLAYHVEKNADLTIGCLEVPLADARAFGVMQMDAEQRIQKFVEKPSDPPAIPHRPDYAAASMGIYIFNTGFLFEQLIKDADTPGSNHDFGMDIIPQVIQKYRVFAYRFRNAQSGVQSYWRDVGTVDSYWAANMELIGVDPELNLYDQEWPIWTYQAQTPPAKFVFDDDDRRGMAVDSMVSGGCIISGAEVRHSLLFSNVRVNSFSHVLDSVILPEVNIGRHCRIRRTVIDKGCNIPPNTVIGEDLEEDRKRYYVSPDGIVLVTPDCLGQQLHFHR; from the coding sequence ATGCCCGAGTCGATGCACGCTTCATCCCGTTTTGTAAGTCGGCTGACCCGGCGAACCCTGGCCCTCATCCTGGCGGGCGGTCGCGGAAGCAGACTGCAGAAACTGACGGAATGGCGTGCCAAGCCTGCCGTACCGTTTGGCGGCAAATTCCGCATCATCGACTTTCCTCTGTCCAATTGCGTCAATTCCGGAATACGCCAGATCGGCGTACTGACCCAGTACAAGGCGGATTCGCTGATCCGCCACATCCAGCAGGGTTGGGGCTTTCTGCGCGGCGAGCTGGGCGAATTCGTGGACATCATGCCTGCCCAGCAGAGGCTGCAGGAAAGCTGGTACGCGGGGACGGCAGATGCGGTGTACCAGAACCTGGACATCATCCGGCAGCGTCATCCCGAGTTCATCCTGATCCTGGCCGGCGACCACGTGTACAAGATGGACTACGGCCTCATGCTGGCCTATCACGTGGAGAAGAACGCCGATCTTACCATCGGTTGCCTGGAGGTGCCGCTCGCCGATGCGCGGGCATTCGGTGTCATGCAGATGGATGCCGAACAACGTATCCAGAAATTCGTCGAAAAGCCGTCCGATCCTCCGGCCATCCCGCACCGGCCCGATTACGCAGCGGCTTCGATGGGGATCTATATCTTCAACACCGGCTTCCTGTTCGAGCAGCTCATCAAGGATGCCGACACCCCCGGCTCGAACCATGACTTCGGGATGGACATCATTCCTCAGGTCATCCAGAAATACCGCGTGTTTGCCTACCGCTTCCGCAATGCCCAGAGCGGCGTGCAGTCCTACTGGCGTGACGTGGGAACGGTAGACTCGTACTGGGCCGCCAATATGGAGCTGATCGGCGTCGATCCGGAGCTCAATCTGTATGACCAGGAATGGCCGATCTGGACCTATCAGGCCCAGACGCCACCGGCCAAGTTCGTGTTCGACGACGACGACCGGCGCGGCATGGCCGTGGATTCCATGGTCTCGGGCGGTTGTATTATCTCCGGCGCCGAGGTCCGCCACTCGCTATTGTTTTCGAATGTGCGGGTGAATTCATTCTCGCACGTGCTGGATTCGGTGATCCTCCCGGAAGTGAACATCGGGCGCCATTGCAGGATCAGGCGGACGGTGATCGACAAGGGCTGCAATATCCCGCCCAACACCGTCATCGGTGAGGATCTGGAGGAGGATCGCAAGCGTTATTATGTCAGCCCCGACGGCATCGTCCTGGTGACGCCCGATTGCCTCGGCCAGCAGCTGCACTTCCATCGCTGA